One Callospermophilus lateralis isolate mCalLat2 chromosome 6, mCalLat2.hap1, whole genome shotgun sequence genomic region harbors:
- the Cdkn1a gene encoding cyclin-dependent kinase inhibitor 1 encodes MTEPSGDARPVPHGSKACRRLFGPVDSEQLRRDCDALMAGCLQEARERWNFDFATETPLEGNFAWEPVKGLGLPKLYLTPGSRGGPDDLGRRPSTSAALLQGSSQEDHVDLSLSCTLVPRSPERPEGSPAGPGTSGGRKRRQTSMTDFYHSKRRLIFSKRRP; translated from the exons ATGACAGAGCCGTCCGGGGATGCCCGTCCAGTCCCTCACGGCAGCAAGGCCTGTCGTCGCCTCTTCGGCCCAGTGGACAGCGAGCAGCTGCGCCGTGATTGCGACGCCCTCATGGCTGGCTGCCTGCAGGAGGCCCGGGAGCGGTGGAACTTCGACTTTGCCACCGAAACGCCCCTGGAGGGCAACTTCGCCTGGGAGCCCGTGAAGGGCCTGGGCCTGCCCAAGCTCTACCTGACCCCGGGGTCCCGGGGTGGCCCGGATGACCTGGGCAGGCGGCCCAGCACTTCAGCCGCCCTGCTGCAGGGGTCATCTCAAGAGGACCACGTGGACCTGTCGCTGTCCTGCACCCTCGTGCCTCGCTCCCCTGAGCGACCTGAGGGGTCCCCTGCTGGGCCTGGAACCTCTGGGGGCCGAAAACGGCGACAGACCAGCATGACAG ATTTCTACCACTCCAAGCGCAGGCTGATCTTCTCCAAGAGGAGGCCCTGA